One part of the Rhodothermales bacterium genome encodes these proteins:
- a CDS encoding TIGR02757 family protein: protein MTPTLSAYLDLLVRRFEQPDFIPSDPISVPHAFDDPGDQEIAGLFAALLAWGQRGTVLRKMDELCGRMGYQPHAFVLHYTPERDAECLAGFKHRTFQPADACWLVHALSAALHRYGSVEAIFLAHLPPDAPHIGPAIQGFSDTLLTILPDTPPRLAKHLARPAAGSACKRLAMYARWMVRPGPVDLGIWRGIRPDQLILPVDVHAGRQARALGLLQRQTDDWRAAQELTEACRRLCPEDPCRYDYAFFGAGAYEVELDKRFVVGVTR from the coding sequence GTGACCCCCACCCTCTCCGCCTACCTCGACCTCCTCGTCCGGCGCTTCGAGCAGCCGGATTTTATCCCTTCGGACCCGATCTCGGTCCCCCACGCGTTCGACGACCCGGGCGACCAGGAGATTGCCGGCCTCTTCGCGGCGCTCCTGGCCTGGGGGCAGCGGGGGACGGTGCTTCGTAAGATGGACGAGTTGTGCGGGCGGATGGGGTATCAGCCCCACGCTTTTGTCCTCCACTACACCCCCGAGCGCGATGCGGAGTGCCTCGCCGGCTTCAAACACCGCACCTTCCAGCCGGCCGACGCGTGCTGGCTGGTCCATGCCCTCTCCGCCGCCCTCCACCGATACGGCAGCGTCGAGGCGATCTTCCTGGCCCACCTCCCGCCGGATGCGCCCCATATCGGGCCGGCCATCCAGGGGTTTAGCGATACCCTCCTCACGATCCTCCCGGACACCCCACCCCGCCTGGCGAAACACCTCGCCCGGCCGGCGGCCGGCAGCGCCTGCAAACGGCTGGCCATGTACGCCCGGTGGATGGTGCGGCCCGGACCCGTCGACCTCGGCATCTGGCGCGGCATCCGCCCGGACCAACTCATCCTGCCGGTGGACGTCCACGCCGGCCGGCAGGCCCGCGCCCTCGGGCTCCTCCAACGCCAGACGGACGACTGGCGCGCCGCCCAGGAACTGACGGAGGCGTGCCGGCGCCTCTGCCCGGAAGACCCCTGCCGCTACGACTATGCCTTTTTTGGAGCCGGCGCGTACGAGGTCGAACTGGATAAACGGTTCGTGGTGGGCGTTACGCGTTGA